In a genomic window of Anomalospiza imberbis isolate Cuckoo-Finch-1a 21T00152 chromosome 5, ASM3175350v1, whole genome shotgun sequence:
- the TMEM60 gene encoding transmembrane protein 60: protein MRMSLAQRVLLTWLFTLLFLIMLVLKLDEKAPWNWFLIFIPVWIFDTILLVMLTVKMAGRCKSGFDPRNGSQNMKKKVWYLIAMLLKLAFCLALCAKLQHFTTMKLAYVFIPLWALLIGGMVELGYNIFYVRRD from the coding sequence ATGAGAATGTCCCTGGCGCAAAGAGTTCTGCTGACATGGCTTTTTACCTTACTCTTCCTGATCATGCTGGTGCTGAAGTTGGATGAGAAAGCACCGTGGAACTGGTTCCTCATTTTTATTCCAGTGTGGATATTTGACACAATTCTTCTAGTTATGTTAACTGTAAAAATGGCTGGACGCTGCAAGTCTGGCTTTGACCCTCGCAATGGCTCCCAGAACATGAAGAAGAAAGTGTGGTACCTCATTGCAATGCTGCTGAAATTGGCCTTCTGCCTCGCCCTGTGTGCAAAGCTGCAGCACTTCACCACCATGAAACTGGCCTACGTGTTCATCCCTCTCTGGGCCTTGCTGATTGGGGGCATGGTTGAACTTGGATATAATATCTTCTATGTACGAAGAGACTAG